The Erigeron canadensis isolate Cc75 chromosome 1, C_canadensis_v1, whole genome shotgun sequence genome segment GTGTCTAAAGTGTATATCCAAAAAAGAAACCATTAGATTAGAAGTGCTTTTAggcttatatatgtataagacTAGATTAGATTGGATTTTTGTATCATTACTCAAATTATTACACATGAAATAGCTTGATAAGCTTATTTAAATCGAGTTTAAACCAATAATTGGTAGCATGTAAGTTATCGTCTTGTGGTTAGAACTGTTCCATTTGTTCATATTCCGTATTACATTATAAACCAAATACATGTATACATTGTAACTTTTGGCACATTAGTTTTGGTAAACCTTAAGAGTACGTGATCGAATTTCCTAATCACAAAACAATTTGACATATTTTGGCTTATGGGTCCAAACAAAGTATGTAACTCAACAGCCGTATTTGATATGGTAACCTTACTTGTTAACTTCTTGTCttctttataagttttttttttgtcatataaTGATAGCGTTTGATACTATATAGAGGTTATCTCAGAAGGAATATCATCGTTTGGTCTGGCTATTATTTTAGGCTACCATGTGAACTTCCTTCCACTCACAAAACTCTTAAAAACTATGAAGTTTTTGATTAAAGCCCACAAAATTAAATTCACAATATAGAATAATCAATATCAGTTGTTCGCCATTATGAGTGTTAACAGACCTGCTGAAACTGACCAAACCACCCAATGACCCAAACCGAGGCAAGTGAGGTGCTTAGGTTCGTCTGAAAAGTCTGATGCAAGTCCGGTTTGGGTTGaagtttttcaaaaccaagGTTACCGATTTGATCTGGCTTTCTTGATCAAAACCGACTAAACCGCTTGTACAACCCTAGTTACCATGTCAAAAGTATAATGTGTtactaaatttaaaatttttctatTAAGGTGAAAATAAGCCTAAACTTGTGGTAGCTTTTAATGCAATAATCCTTTTATAAACTAAGGAATAGGCCAAGTTCCATCTTGAATTGGTGACAAAAAAGTCTTCTGTAGTAGTAGGTATTAACATTATAACACGCCAACTTAAATGCCTGACATCAAAGATCATAAAACTGTGTCTAAGTATTTACTAGCATGTGTACTATCATATGGTTACACAAAAAATTATATTCGTCTTTAATGTGAGTAGCTCAAGCAAACTCTGCTAATAGTCTGACACCATAGGTTACCATTTAAAACATTTAGTCACACATGATTAATTTGGGTCCTTGGGTGTGTCCAGTTCCTCAAATGTCTATTATTACTTGAAGTAGTATTTTTCTAACTACTTTACATttaataatcataattatacgagtaattatttTGAGAGTTTcaaaagtacatatatatatatatatcttggcTCCACCCCAACTCTTCTTAACACTGTTTCTTAATTCCATTTGGAAAATCTATTTAAAGAACACTTAAACATATTGTTTGATATCTAAAAGATTTACTTTTTACGAGTAGCAATTATCTTAAAACATTGTTTGTTGCCGTTTAACAGGCCATTTTTAATATGTTATCGGTTTCTCCTTGTTAGAGGTATTGGTATGGAGGGATCCTCGCCTCCTCTCATGCCATTACATTATCCCTAACACCTTCAAACACCCTCTATGTAGTGGATTATCTTTGTATTTTGTGTATCATCtgatctttttaatatatatctccTCCCAAATATTACTGTTTCCAACTTACTTCATATTTCATATACTTCATTTCCCTGAATAGCCCTCTTCAGTCAATTAACAAATTCATAAAttagttaacatatatataacagaaTAGTTGACTTAAGGTATCAGAGTTTGTCCAAAGTCCAAATCCCTATAAAAGcatttaatcatataattacattattactAAACAAAGTTTATCTTTATTAAGAAGTCTCTGTCATCATATTGTTTACATgatagttgtatatatattatatattattatatatatgtttgtcatGGTGCTGTTATTGTTAAAAGACAGTGGACTATTACAAAGTAGTCCCTTTTGTTCTACAATGATTACAGTACCTTTTTAGAGTTTGTCCAAAACAGCTATGACGTTTTTAGGAAAACAGACTACCTTTTGGTCCCATGATAATCATCAAAAAAGTAATTGgaattcactttttttttcacaaGATTCACTTTAATTTGGACAAATGGTGATTGATATTTATGAATGTTAACGAAATATGATATAATGATATGTCTAAAGTACTCCTATATGACAGTAAAACATTTGCTTTATTCTAGGAATTGAAGCTCGAGGTTTTATCTTTGGGCCTCCAATTGCACTTGCAATAGGAGCAAAGTTTGTGCCATTAAGGAAACCAAAAAAGTTACCCGGTATGTTACACTTATAACTTGAATCTTTgagacatatatgaaatttactATGAGATGAAAATTTCCGAGGCTTTACATACAGGTGAGGTGATATCAGAAAAGTATATACTGGAATATGGATCGGATTGCCTTGAAATGCATATTGGAGCAGTTGAGTCTGGAGACCGAGCTTTGATTGTTGATGATTTAATCGCTACTGGTGGCACTCTTTGTGCTGCAATGAACTTACTAGGTAGCCTTTAAAATTTATCAATATGACGACTAGATGCTCTGAATGGGCTAGGTGTGTGGTGGGTCAAAATTGGTTGGAATGAGCTAAGGCTTTATGCCTATGACATGAGACTCTTATTACATGTGATTACAAAAGTTATATTTGATCAATTATAATCTTAGTTTTTCTAGATAAAATGATCTTGGAGGTTTTATGTATTAACGTACACTATAGGTGACTTTTGCCTGTTTTCCTCTATGCTACTTTTTGATTTCACCCTTTCGAGATAAACTGGCTCTACCCGTTTATTAGTAAATGGGTCAGAATTGGAAGGTGTACTCATGCCTAATTTGTTCAGTTTCTTCATACGGAACAGAAACGTCTAATGTTAAAGATAAACGTTTTAAGAGGTTCATGTACTCATTTGAATGTTTATTTAAACCTAATAATACACTTGTTTTCCAGAGCGTGCAGGTTCTGAAGTTGTCGGGTGTGCTTGTGTAATTGAAGTACCGGAGTTAAAGGTATGGTTTCTTCACACCCCCGTTTGACCTTCTTCTTCATAGTAATTATTTAAGATGCATTGGTATAACTTTCAATCTTTCATGATGTCATTATGTATGCAATATAGCCCTATTACAACATTATTATCAAAACTTTCAAACAAGGAAATATTAAGTTAAACTTGCAACAAATGCAACTTCCATTAATGAAGTTAGAGTTAGTTTTGGgatttaagagttaaataaattaaattttaaccttAATATCAATAATAAAATGCTTTATTACAAAGCGAAAT includes the following:
- the LOC122604204 gene encoding adenine phosphoribosyltransferase 4, with product MSAGENPGSAGRISGIKSALRVIPNFPKPGIMFQDITTLLLNPKAFKDTIDLFVERYKHENISVIAGIEARGFIFGPPIALAIGAKFVPLRKPKKLPGEVISEKYILEYGSDCLEMHIGAVESGDRALIVDDLIATGGTLCAAMNLLERAGSEVVGCACVIEVPELKGRERLKSHGKPLYVLVESVFEPTSQ